In the Oncorhynchus gorbuscha isolate QuinsamMale2020 ecotype Even-year linkage group LG05, OgorEven_v1.0, whole genome shotgun sequence genome, one interval contains:
- the LOC124035830 gene encoding LOW QUALITY PROTEIN: matrix metalloproteinase-15-like (The sequence of the model RefSeq protein was modified relative to this genomic sequence to represent the inferred CDS: inserted 1 base in 1 codon): MASSWENWIWLLWRRTLVPSLLVLWVTCLGTHGGEDGAFNAESWLRMYGYLPQASRQMSTMRSAHTLSNAVSDMQRFYGLQVTGAMDHGTVTAMQRPRCGVPDKFGGQIKTNVRRKRYALTGHKWNKSHLTYSIQNYTPKIGEYNSYEAIRRAFKVWQKVTPLTFDEIPYQEIKYGRRKEPDIMXLFASGFHGDSSPFDGEGGFLAHAYFPGPGMGGDTHFDSDEPWTIGNGNLQGNDLFLVAVHELGHALGLEHSNNPMAIMAPFYQWMETDDFQLPEDDLRGIQQIYGQPDGTPTQALPTVTPRRPAQPDPKPPNSPPNSPPKSPPNSPPNAPPRKPDNPHTTDRPDHYGPNICEGNFDAVTMLRGEMFVFKGRWFWRVRRNRVLDNYPMPIGHFWRGLPGDIDAAYERHDGKFVFFKGNKYWLFREANLEPGYPQELTDYGRDIPYDKIETAIWWEPSGFTYFFKGDWYWRFNEQSRAVDKDYPKPISVWGSAVPSSPKGAFLSDDGAYTYFYKGSKYWKFDNHRMKSEPGYPKSILRDFMGCSVDLDPDRDGDADAGRKVPDVDRPPFNPDAGRDKDKEKDKERDKDRDRTNDVDYKDEREEKTNEVDVVLKIDESETRTMNIIMVTVPLVLVLCILGLIYAIINTLKRKGAPKLLVHCKRSMQDWV; encoded by the exons ATGGCATCTTCATGGGAAAACTGGATTTGGCTACTATGGAGACGGACTttagttccctctctcctcgtgctTTGGGTCACCTGTCTCGGGACAcacggaggagaggatggagcTTTTAATGCAGAG tcatgGCTGCGGATGTATGGCTACCTACCTCAGGCCAGCAGACAGATGTCCACCATGCGGTCAGCTCACACCCTTTCCAATGCCGTCAGCGACATGCAGCGTTTCTACGGCCTGCAGGTCACCGGCGCGATGGACCACGGCACGGTGAC AGCCATGCAGAGGCCGCGCTGTGGAGTCCCAGACAAGTTTGGGGGTCAGATCAAGACCAACGTTCGGCGGAAACGTTATGCACTCACTGGCCACAAATGGAACAAGAGCCACCTCACCTACAG TATACAGAACTACACACCAAAGATCGGGGAGTACAACTCGTATGAGGCCATCCGTAGGGCCTTCAAGGTGTGGCAGAAGGTGACCCCGCTGACCTTCGATGAGATCCCCTACCAGGAGATCAAATATGGCCGCAGGAAGGAGCCTGACATCA ATCTTTTTGCCTCGGGTTTCCACGGAGACAGCTCACCCTTCGATGGCGAGGGCGGGTTCCTGGCCCACGCCTACTTCCCTGGTCCTGGTATGGGCGGTGATACTCACTTTGACTCTGATGAGCCGTGGACCATCGGCAATGGGAACTTACAAG gtaATGATCTGTTCCTTGTTGCGGTACATGAGCTGGGCCATGCCCTGGGCCTGGAACACTCCAACAACCCAATGGCCATCATGGCTCCTTTCTACCAGTGGATGGAAACGGACGACTTTCAACTGCCCGAGGATGACCTCAGAGGAATACAACAGATATATG GTCAGCCAGACGGTACACCCACCCAGGCTCTTCCCACTGTCACTCCTCGCCGGCCAGCCCAGCCAGACCCCAAACCCCCCAACTCTCCACCCAACTCTCCCCCCAA ATCTCCCCCTAACTCTCCCCCCAACGCCCCACCCCGGAAGCCAGACAATCCCCACACGACTGACCGCCCGGACCACTATGGCCCAAACATCTGTGAAGGAAACTTCGACGCGGTCACCATGCTCAGGGGAGAGATGTTTGTGTTCAAG GGTCGCTGGTTCTGGAGGGTGCGGAGGAACAGGGTGCTGGACAACTACCCAATGCCCATTGGTCACTTCTGGAGGGGACTGCCTGGGGACATCGATGCAGCCTACGAGAGACACGATGGGAAATTTGTCTTCTTTAAAG GGAATAAGTACTGGCTGTTCAGGGAGGCAAACCTGGAGCCTGGTTACCCCCAGGAGCTGACAGACTACGGCAGGGACATCCCCTATGACAAGATAGAGACAGCCATCTGGTGGGAACCATCAGGTTTCACATACTTCTTCAAAGGAGACTG GTACTGGCGCTTTAATGAACAGTCCCGTGCAGTCGACAAGGACTACCCCAAGCCAATCAGTGTGTGGGGCTCTGCGGTCCCGTCCTCTCCCAAGGGGGCTTTCCTCAGCGATGATGGAG CTTATACATATTTCTACAAGGGATCCAAATACTGGAAGTTTGACAACCACAGGATGAAGAGTGAGCCGGGCTACCCTAAATCCATCCTGAGGGACTTCATGGGCTGCAGTGTGGACCTGGACCCAGACAGAGACGGGGACGCCGACGCAGGCCGCAAGGTCCCCGACGTGGATCGCCCGCCCTTCAACCCTGATGCAGGCCGGGACAAAGACAAGGAGAAGGACAAGGAGCGGGACAAGGATCGAGACCGCACCAACGATGTAGACTATAAggacgagagagaagagaagaccaACGAGGTGGACGTGGTGCTGAAGATCGACGAGAGCGAGACGCGCACTATGAACATCATCATGGTGACAGTACCCCTGGTCCTGGTGCTGTGCATCCTGGGACTGATCTACGCCATCATCAACACACTGAAGAGGAAAGGAGCTCCCAAACTGCTGGTCCACTGCAAACGCTCCATGCAGGACTGGGTGTGA
- the LOC124034865 gene encoding adhesion G-protein coupled receptor G5-like — translation MITSPEKYGPSGLLVGQVGGLAVSMKTVLGLQDKINFSMPLQRPTLESQADKQPSCQCFHFSTNEFYQDDCTTEWKRDEGRVVCSCDHLIFCCADGVSITESDQQILSYITLIGCSLSLFYLVVTIFLCATQRGICTDISLKVHINLSVALILLNLHILPSQHYPPLGHVSMLLSFLHYSLLATFTWTASEGFHLYLLLVRVFNINVRRYLLKLSLVEWCEIALYNLKLAV, via the exons ATGATTACCTCACCTGAAAAATatgga CCATCGGGACTTCTTGTTGGCCAAGTAGGAGGTCTGGCTGTGAGCATGAAGACAGTATTAGGTCTGCAGGACAAGATCAACTTCTCCATGCCTCTACAGCGCCCCACATTGGAAAGTCAG GCTGACAAACAACCATCTTGTCAATGCTTTCATTTTTCAACCAACG AGTTCTACCAGGATGACTGCAccacagagtggaagagagacgAGGGCCGTGTGGTGTGCTCATGTGACCACCTCATATTTTGCTGTGCTGATG GTGTCTCCATCACTGAAAGCGATCAGCAGATCCTAAGCTACATCACTCTGATTGgctgcagtctgtctctgttcTACCTGGTGGTCACAATCTTTCTGTGCGCCACTCAAAG AGGTATATGCACAGACATCTCCCTGAAGGTGCATATCAACCTGTCTGTGGCCCTGATCCTCCTCAACCTACACATCCTGCCCAGCCAGCATTATCCTCCTCTGGGCCATGTATCTATGTTGCTGTCCTTCTTGCATTACTCTCTACTGGCCACCTTCACATGGACAGCAAGCGAAGGCTTCCACCTTTACCTGTTGCTGGTCCGTGTCTTCAACATCAATGTCAGGAGATACCTGCTCAAACTGAGCCTGGTAGAATGGTGTGAGATTGCAC